A section of the Bifidobacterium sp. ESL0728 genome encodes:
- a CDS encoding DUF4191 domain-containing protein produces MAKEKKAKKDKKKGPKVITQIRQIYKYTHAEDKSLPWLLAGAFLLPVVIGVIVGLLMHWGWLTWIFMMILLVMVGVLLFTMTLTNRSDKVGYAKLEGRPGAAISVLSNINKAGYSFPQTPVWIDPKTKEAIWRGTGYNGVYLLAEGSVSHTKRPLERQKQAIKGVTAGSDIPVFSISVGTEEGQVRLKDLRKTVLKCKSYETIEHRFAFMNKIHPRRRFVLTKEQLETLNGRLHTLQEKRGLGIPKGMDPMRPQHISRRAMRGR; encoded by the coding sequence ATGGCCAAAGAGAAAAAGGCGAAGAAAGACAAGAAAAAAGGCCCGAAAGTCATTACTCAGATTCGCCAGATCTATAAGTACACCCATGCGGAAGACAAGTCACTCCCCTGGCTTTTGGCAGGTGCGTTCCTGCTGCCGGTCGTGATCGGTGTCATCGTCGGTCTACTCATGCATTGGGGCTGGCTTACCTGGATCTTCATGATGATCCTGCTGGTGATGGTCGGCGTGCTGCTCTTCACCATGACGCTGACCAATCGTTCGGACAAGGTCGGCTATGCCAAGCTCGAGGGCCGGCCGGGTGCCGCCATCAGCGTGCTCAGCAATATCAACAAGGCTGGCTACAGCTTCCCTCAGACCCCGGTATGGATCGATCCGAAGACCAAAGAGGCCATATGGCGAGGAACCGGATACAACGGCGTCTACCTGCTGGCCGAGGGGAGCGTAAGCCATACGAAACGCCCGTTGGAACGTCAAAAACAAGCCATCAAAGGTGTAACCGCAGGAAGCGACATCCCCGTCTTTTCGATATCAGTAGGAACCGAAGAAGGACAGGTACGGCTCAAGGACCTGCGCAAGACGGTGCTCAAGTGCAAAAGTTATGAGACCATTGAACACAGATTCGCTTTCATGAACAAGATTCATCCTCGTCGTCGCTTCGTACTTACCAAGGAGCAGCTTGAAACACTGAACGGTCGCCTGCACACCCTTCAGGAGAAGCGCGGCCTAGGCATTCCCAAGGGCATGGACCCGATGCGCCCGCAACATATCAGCCGCAGAGCCATGCGCGGCCGGTGA
- the ligA gene encoding NAD-dependent DNA ligase LigA, with product MVKSTKPKTGKNDTQATSKGDQLAWDFESGNAEAGENKGAAQYEPGSLQWIAALQHTDADATRLEKLDVSKLSSEAAARLWARVAAWVESDQIAYYIDSDPVSSDAAYDIFLRCLQALEADFPALDNPQSPTHRVGGTFSNEFPDVTLPSKMLSLDDVFSIAELKDWYEGVLKALDWPEGKPLPMTCEVKIDGLALDLLYRDGVLEQGLTRGDGTTGEDITTNVRTIASIPQNLQGVSEDIPRFVEIRGEVFMRWDDFHELNKINENEGKAPFANPRNAAAGSLRQKDPRITASRHLSFYAHGLGLLQWAPGSVNEGHDAVNDQSEAYDLYKKWGIPVSPHNREITSFDQILDMIDYYGEHRGDIEHALDGIVVKVDDLALQRRLGATSRAPRWAIAYKYPPEEVNTKLLNIIVQVGRTGRVTPVAVLQPVYVAGSTVAAATLHNPSEVKHKNVMIGDTVVVRKAGDVIPEIVGPVLERRKGHENELREFVMPEYCPSCGAKLAPAKEGDKDIRCPNVESCPAQFTQRVMNLASRKALDIEHLGEQSAIALTNPEENRPDTVATYAPDLRDIEVGPGEEPEPYEPPTGLELPTEQKPVLTSEAGVFSLNADDLKDVEVWRESAIIEVSEHVDEQGRKRKHRKSRGGSGLWHRVPAFWTAPIEAKKEKGSSSEAVAESQSMINGGETRHERAQGGTSAPAQAQSPLQSRQDGYPGYNVPADAVVVSTHRRKTRDGMSVVPVYVRPGENTKKMLEEIDKAKQADLWRVLVALSIRRLGPPTARLIANRFGSLDAIADASVDDLVAIDGIGQEIAESVVSWFSDARKPGDWRGKILEAWKAAGVGQSVEENTLPQTLAGKTVVVTGSLEGYSRESAKEAIVERGGKAAGSVSKKTDYVVVGANAGSKEAKAEELGVPMLDEAQFKALLETGEPGDKTESQKG from the coding sequence ATGGTCAAGTCGACGAAACCGAAAACCGGGAAAAACGATACACAGGCAACGTCGAAAGGCGACCAGCTGGCCTGGGATTTCGAAAGCGGCAATGCCGAAGCCGGCGAGAACAAGGGAGCCGCGCAATATGAGCCCGGTTCCCTTCAATGGATAGCTGCGTTGCAACATACCGATGCCGATGCCACAAGACTCGAGAAGCTTGATGTTTCCAAACTTTCCAGCGAGGCTGCGGCCCGGCTTTGGGCACGAGTGGCCGCATGGGTGGAAAGCGACCAGATAGCCTATTATATTGATTCCGATCCGGTTTCCTCTGACGCCGCCTACGACATATTCCTGCGTTGCCTGCAGGCGCTTGAGGCTGATTTTCCTGCTTTGGACAACCCGCAATCGCCCACCCATCGTGTTGGCGGCACGTTCTCCAATGAATTTCCCGATGTCACGCTTCCTTCCAAGATGCTGAGCTTGGACGATGTCTTTTCCATCGCTGAGCTCAAGGATTGGTATGAAGGCGTTTTGAAAGCGCTCGACTGGCCGGAAGGCAAGCCCTTGCCGATGACCTGCGAAGTCAAAATCGACGGTTTGGCGCTCGATTTGCTTTACCGTGACGGAGTTCTGGAACAAGGGCTGACGCGTGGGGATGGCACGACCGGCGAGGATATCACCACCAATGTGCGCACCATTGCGTCGATTCCCCAGAATCTTCAAGGTGTTTCCGAAGATATTCCGCGATTCGTCGAAATCCGCGGCGAAGTGTTCATGCGCTGGGACGATTTTCACGAGCTCAACAAGATCAACGAAAACGAAGGTAAGGCCCCGTTCGCCAATCCGCGCAACGCCGCTGCAGGCTCGTTACGTCAGAAAGATCCGCGGATTACCGCATCGCGTCACCTGAGTTTCTACGCGCACGGCCTGGGACTTTTGCAGTGGGCGCCCGGGAGCGTGAACGAGGGGCACGACGCCGTCAACGATCAGTCCGAAGCCTACGACCTCTATAAGAAGTGGGGAATTCCGGTTTCTCCCCACAACCGCGAAATCACGAGCTTCGACCAGATTCTCGACATGATCGACTATTACGGCGAGCATCGCGGTGATATCGAGCACGCGCTCGACGGCATCGTGGTGAAGGTCGACGATCTGGCGCTGCAGCGCCGGCTTGGTGCCACGTCCCGTGCCCCTCGCTGGGCAATCGCTTACAAGTACCCGCCTGAGGAAGTCAACACCAAACTGCTCAATATCATCGTCCAGGTTGGGCGTACTGGGCGCGTGACGCCTGTGGCGGTGCTGCAGCCTGTGTACGTCGCCGGTTCCACCGTGGCCGCCGCAACCTTGCACAATCCCTCCGAGGTCAAGCACAAGAACGTGATGATCGGCGACACTGTGGTGGTGCGCAAGGCCGGTGATGTCATCCCCGAAATCGTCGGACCAGTGCTGGAACGGCGCAAAGGCCACGAAAACGAGCTGCGTGAGTTCGTCATGCCCGAATATTGCCCGTCCTGCGGTGCCAAATTGGCTCCGGCAAAGGAAGGCGACAAGGACATCCGCTGCCCGAACGTGGAAAGCTGTCCGGCGCAGTTCACTCAGCGCGTCATGAACCTGGCCAGCCGTAAGGCGCTTGATATCGAACATCTGGGGGAGCAAAGCGCCATTGCTCTGACCAACCCGGAGGAGAATAGGCCGGATACCGTGGCCACCTACGCGCCCGATCTGCGCGATATCGAAGTCGGCCCCGGCGAGGAACCGGAGCCCTACGAACCGCCGACCGGACTTGAACTGCCGACAGAGCAAAAGCCGGTGCTTACCAGCGAAGCCGGCGTATTCAGTCTGAACGCCGATGATTTGAAGGATGTCGAAGTGTGGCGAGAATCCGCCATCATCGAGGTCAGCGAGCATGTCGATGAACAGGGGCGCAAGCGCAAACACCGCAAGAGCCGCGGAGGTTCGGGCTTGTGGCACCGCGTTCCGGCGTTCTGGACGGCTCCGATCGAGGCGAAGAAGGAGAAGGGTTCAAGCTCGGAAGCTGTTGCCGAAAGCCAGTCGATGATTAATGGTGGTGAAACTAGGCATGAACGGGCGCAAGGCGGAACCTCGGCACCAGCGCAGGCGCAATCACCATTGCAATCGCGGCAAGACGGTTACCCTGGATATAACGTTCCGGCCGATGCTGTGGTGGTCAGTACTCATCGGCGCAAGACACGTGATGGCATGAGCGTTGTGCCGGTCTATGTACGTCCCGGTGAGAACACCAAGAAGATGCTTGAGGAGATCGATAAGGCCAAACAGGCTGATCTCTGGCGGGTGCTGGTCGCGCTTTCCATCCGTCGTCTTGGACCGCCGACCGCGCGCCTTATCGCCAATCGTTTCGGCTCGTTGGATGCCATCGCAGATGCGAGCGTCGATGACCTTGTGGCCATTGACGGTATCGGCCAGGAAATCGCGGAATCCGTCGTCTCTTGGTTCTCTGATGCCAGAAAGCCGGGGGATTGGCGAGGCAAGATTCTTGAGGCTTGGAAAGCGGCCGGGGTTGGTCAAAGTGTTGAGGAAAATACCTTGCCGCAGACGCTTGCCGGCAAAACCGTGGTCGTCACCGGTTCACTGGAAGGTTACAGCCGTGAATCCGCGAAAGAAGCCATCGTCGAGCGCGGCGGCAAAGCGGCCGGTTCCGTCAGCAAGAAAACGGACTATGTAGTCGTCGGCGCGAACGCAGGATCCAAGGAAGCCAAGGCGGAGGAACTTGGCGTGCCCATGCTTGACGAAGCCCAGTTCAAGGCATTGCTTGAAACCGGCGAGCCAGGCGATAAAACCGAGTCTCAGAAAGGCTGA
- a CDS encoding P-loop NTPase encodes MTDNGTIEHRIEQQVYERLSHVIDPELGRSVTDLGMIPAVKAVKSGTDDNVYDVTVHVELTVPGCPLSKTISERITQAVLTYPGAKLTPKIEISSMSREKLEKLVGELKAERRQNPFNKPGTKTRIFAIASGKGGVGKSSVTANLAATFSALGYDTAAIDADIYGFSLPSLFGVKTRPTDLNGMLMPVVAWGVKMISIGMFAGADRAILWRGPRLQRSLEQFLADVWWGSPDVLLLDLAPGTGDMAISVAQALPNAELIVVTTPQPSASDVAVRSGLVALQVPMKVRGVVENMSYFDHKGERLCIFGEGGGQRVSDQLTEALGYDVPLLTQLPFQPEIREVDDSGRPAVLNPDGSLASTPVAGVFKDLATQLMGETS; translated from the coding sequence ATGACGGATAACGGCACGATTGAACATCGGATTGAACAACAGGTTTATGAACGTCTGAGCCATGTCATCGACCCTGAACTTGGTCGTTCCGTCACCGATTTGGGCATGATTCCAGCTGTCAAAGCGGTCAAATCAGGCACGGACGACAACGTCTACGACGTCACCGTCCATGTCGAACTTACGGTGCCGGGTTGTCCGCTTTCCAAGACCATCAGCGAACGCATCACGCAGGCCGTGCTCACCTATCCCGGCGCGAAGCTCACGCCCAAAATCGAAATCAGCTCGATGAGCCGTGAGAAGCTTGAGAAGCTGGTCGGCGAACTCAAAGCGGAACGTCGGCAGAACCCCTTCAACAAGCCCGGCACGAAAACCCGTATCTTCGCCATAGCCTCCGGCAAAGGCGGCGTGGGCAAGTCATCGGTCACCGCGAACCTTGCAGCCACCTTCTCGGCGCTTGGCTACGACACGGCGGCGATCGATGCCGATATTTACGGTTTTTCGCTGCCGTCGCTCTTTGGCGTGAAGACACGCCCGACCGACCTTAACGGCATGTTGATGCCGGTGGTCGCCTGGGGTGTCAAAATGATTTCCATCGGGATGTTCGCCGGGGCCGACCGAGCGATTCTCTGGCGTGGGCCGCGTCTGCAACGCTCGCTCGAGCAGTTCCTCGCCGATGTATGGTGGGGAAGCCCTGATGTGCTGCTGCTCGACTTGGCTCCTGGCACGGGCGATATGGCCATCTCGGTTGCTCAGGCATTGCCCAATGCCGAGCTGATAGTCGTCACGACCCCGCAGCCCAGCGCCTCCGATGTGGCCGTACGCTCCGGTTTGGTCGCCTTGCAGGTGCCGATGAAGGTACGCGGTGTGGTGGAGAACATGAGCTATTTCGATCACAAAGGCGAGCGTCTGTGCATCTTTGGCGAAGGTGGTGGCCAGCGTGTTTCCGATCAATTGACCGAGGCTCTCGGCTATGATGTTCCACTTCTGACTCAGCTTCCGTTCCAGCCTGAAATCCGTGAAGTCGACGATTCAGGTCGGCCAGCCGTCCTCAATCCTGATGGTTCTCTCGCATCAACACCGGTTGCAGGTGTATTCAAGGACTTGGCGACCCAATTAATGGGGGAGACTTCCTGA
- a CDS encoding zinc ribbon domain-containing protein: MRFCNNCGKPLPSGTEFCQNCGVRQPDTPLPPLPPLPPVPIPTPLESKHSNDDDLQDQPCEPPTQSSETQHTSNKQTKSKQTKSNKVQPNKHYESTGKDKKKNRHPIIITIIAAGLVALVILLATFLIPKPSDNQPKLEGKPGAPAGVWTMNIKARGASIRAINLKVKQDGNAQLDVLNQPMATGRLVLQNYDATAITYNVNDLVIVDTRLAASSQNTSASITIPRRGIEGTWKVQMQLKGTVPLEYAMNVRKNNTILYTWKNPLQSGSTNGRWQQTGAKNGKKTYSATLPTQIMPIDPDLPTLYGSLAFEIPDR; this comes from the coding sequence TTGAGATTCTGCAACAATTGCGGAAAGCCATTGCCAAGTGGCACAGAATTCTGTCAAAACTGCGGGGTCCGACAGCCCGATACACCGCTTCCACCGTTGCCACCGCTGCCGCCGGTACCCATTCCAACCCCTCTTGAGTCGAAACACAGCAATGACGACGACTTGCAAGATCAACCCTGCGAACCTCCAACCCAATCGAGTGAAACCCAGCATACATCTAACAAACAGACGAAATCCAAACAGACAAAATCAAACAAAGTCCAGCCAAACAAACATTACGAATCAACCGGCAAGGATAAAAAGAAAAACAGACATCCCATCATCATAACCATTATTGCGGCAGGCCTGGTGGCACTAGTTATTCTGCTTGCCACCTTCCTCATTCCAAAGCCTTCCGACAATCAGCCCAAGCTTGAAGGCAAACCCGGGGCGCCGGCTGGTGTATGGACAATGAACATCAAGGCACGTGGAGCCTCAATCAGGGCGATAAACCTCAAAGTGAAACAAGACGGCAACGCACAATTGGATGTCCTCAACCAGCCGATGGCCACAGGAAGATTGGTGTTGCAGAACTATGATGCAACAGCAATCACCTATAACGTCAATGATCTTGTAATTGTCGACACCAGATTGGCTGCATCGTCACAGAACACCTCCGCTTCGATCACCATTCCCAGAAGAGGAATCGAAGGCACATGGAAAGTTCAAATGCAGTTGAAGGGTACCGTTCCCCTCGAATACGCCATGAATGTCCGCAAGAACAACACCATCCTGTACACATGGAAGAACCCTCTGCAGTCAGGTTCCACCAACGGCAGATGGCAACAGACCGGCGCCAAAAACGGGAAGAAAACATATTCCGCCACGCTGCCGACGCAGATCATGCCAATCGACCCTGATCTTCCCACTCTTTATGGTTCGCTGGCCTTCGAAATCCCCGATCGCTAA
- the glnA gene encoding type I glutamate--ammonia ligase, with protein MTALETKEDLEALINTEGVEYISVRFTDLLGGQQHFTVPASEFLKDAFTDGEPFDGSSIRGFQAIENSDMKLVPDVSTAFLDPFRKHKTLVVAHSVVDPITMEPYSRDPRQVAAKAEAYIKATGVADTACFAPEAEFFLFDSVRYENTMQRSFYEVDSVEAPWNTGAEVEADGSANVGFKNRVKGGYFPPAPQDHNQDLRDDMVANLQKVGLILERSHHEVGGAGQQEINYRFNTLQHAGDDLQKYKYVVHETAFEAGKAVTFMPKPIAGDNGTGMHCHQSLWKDGKPLFYDENGYGGLSDIARWYIGGLIKHASSVLAFTNPSLNSYKRLVPGYEAPTNLVYSARNRSAAIRIPFAGTAPAAKRIEFRVPDPSCNPFLAFSAQLMAGMDGVLNHIEPPAPVDKDVYELPPEELDNMKHVPASLGEAMDALEEDNDFLTAGDVFTTDLIDTWVSLKRDEIDQQRLAPTPLEYELYFNC; from the coding sequence TTGACTGCACTCGAAACGAAGGAAGACCTCGAAGCCCTCATCAACACGGAAGGCGTGGAATACATCTCCGTGCGCTTCACCGACCTCTTAGGCGGTCAGCAGCACTTCACGGTGCCGGCAAGTGAATTCCTCAAGGACGCGTTCACCGACGGAGAGCCGTTCGACGGATCATCCATCCGTGGCTTCCAAGCCATCGAGAACTCTGATATGAAGCTGGTTCCGGATGTGTCCACCGCTTTCCTCGATCCGTTCCGCAAGCACAAGACACTCGTTGTAGCCCATTCGGTGGTCGACCCGATCACCATGGAACCCTATTCGCGCGACCCGCGTCAGGTGGCCGCCAAGGCCGAAGCCTACATCAAGGCGACCGGCGTGGCCGACACTGCCTGCTTCGCCCCCGAGGCCGAATTCTTCCTCTTCGATTCCGTCCGTTACGAGAACACGATGCAGCGTTCCTTCTATGAAGTCGATTCCGTCGAGGCACCATGGAACACCGGCGCCGAAGTCGAGGCCGACGGCTCGGCCAATGTCGGTTTCAAGAACCGCGTCAAGGGCGGCTACTTCCCTCCGGCCCCGCAGGACCACAACCAGGACCTGCGCGACGACATGGTCGCCAACCTTCAGAAGGTCGGCCTGATTCTCGAACGCAGCCACCACGAGGTCGGCGGCGCAGGCCAACAGGAGATCAACTATCGTTTCAACACCCTGCAGCACGCCGGTGATGACCTGCAGAAATACAAGTACGTCGTGCACGAAACCGCTTTCGAGGCAGGCAAGGCCGTGACCTTCATGCCCAAGCCCATCGCCGGCGACAACGGCACCGGCATGCACTGCCACCAGTCGCTGTGGAAGGACGGCAAGCCGCTCTTCTACGACGAGAATGGCTACGGCGGCCTTTCCGACATCGCCCGCTGGTACATCGGCGGCCTGATCAAGCACGCCTCCTCGGTGCTCGCCTTCACCAACCCGTCGCTCAACTCTTACAAGCGCCTGGTGCCCGGCTATGAAGCCCCGACGAACCTCGTCTACTCGGCTCGCAACCGTTCGGCCGCCATCCGCATCCCATTCGCCGGCACCGCTCCTGCGGCCAAGCGCATCGAGTTCCGCGTCCCCGATCCTTCCTGCAACCCGTTCCTCGCCTTCTCGGCCCAGCTGATGGCCGGCATGGACGGCGTCTTGAACCACATCGAGCCCCCTGCCCCTGTCGACAAGGACGTCTACGAACTGCCGCCAGAGGAGCTGGACAACATGAAGCACGTTCCGGCCTCGCTGGGCGAAGCGATGGACGCGCTCGAAGAAGACAACGACTTCCTGACCGCCGGCGACGTCTTCACCACCGACCTCATTGACACCTGGGTCTCCCTGAAACGCGACGAAATCGACCAGCAGCGTCTGGCCCCGACCCCGCTTGAATACGAGCTCTACTTCAACTGCTGA
- a CDS encoding GrpB family protein produces the protein METNQNGRWNSAALRKAIVTFDDAPDPEGQSPFVDGVEHRRDIAVVPYDPSWPALFEQLRKTIVEALGFRVLTIEHIGSTSVPSLAAKPIIDIDLIVADSNDESMYIPALENAGFRLVIREPWWYGHRMLRGDAPSCNLHVWSLGSPEAIRHLIFRNWLRNNADDRNLYRAVKSEAASHTTAVGGLVSDYNRCKQETVRAIYARAFIAAGLVKSESVTVCRDTD, from the coding sequence GTGGAAACCAATCAAAATGGGCGCTGGAATTCGGCAGCGTTGCGAAAGGCTATAGTAACGTTTGATGATGCTCCTGACCCTGAAGGGCAATCGCCCTTTGTCGATGGAGTGGAACATCGACGTGACATTGCCGTCGTACCCTACGATCCATCATGGCCCGCACTTTTCGAACAATTGCGGAAGACAATCGTTGAAGCTCTTGGTTTTCGTGTGTTGACCATCGAACATATCGGTTCCACCTCGGTGCCGAGTCTGGCCGCCAAGCCGATAATCGACATCGATCTCATCGTCGCTGATTCCAATGATGAAAGTATGTACATTCCTGCACTTGAAAATGCCGGATTCCGGCTGGTTATCCGAGAGCCGTGGTGGTATGGGCATCGTATGCTTCGCGGTGACGCGCCATCCTGCAACCTGCATGTATGGTCGCTCGGATCGCCTGAGGCCATACGACATCTCATATTCCGTAACTGGCTTCGGAACAATGCCGATGATAGAAATTTGTATCGTGCCGTTAAAAGCGAGGCGGCGAGTCATACCACCGCTGTAGGAGGTTTGGTATCGGATTATAATCGGTGCAAGCAGGAAACCGTCCGAGCGATTTATGCGCGGGCGTTTATTGCAGCTGGACTTGTCAAGTCGGAATCAGTGACAGTTTGCAGGGATACAGATTGA